ACAACAGCCCCCGCCGGTTAACCGGCGGGGGCTGTTGTGTGTCTGGGGCCTGGATGACGGTCTGGAAAACCCAGACCTGGGCTACTCTTTCTGGTGGGCTTCGGCGTACCAGCCGCTGGACTGCTGGAGCAGTTCGAAGGTCCTGTTGACCAGAGCGTGCGGGTCATTCAGGTACCCTTCGAGGAGCAAGGCGGATTCGAACAATTGCTCCGTGGTCTTGCGGATAAAGTCGTTGCTGCCTTCCTGCTGATAGATGTGCAGCAGATTGCGTGTCAGCTGGTGCTGGGGATTGATTTCCAGGACCTTTTGCGGGATCGATTCGTCCTTGTTGACGAGGTGCATGATCTTCTGCATCTGCGAGGACATGCCTCCATCTGGGTTCACGAGACAGGCCGGGCTGTTGTGGAGCCGCTTGGAACTGCGGACCTCGGTGACCCGGTCGCCAAGGATGTCCTGCATGGCCTTGAGCAGACCGTCGATGTCGCGCTGTTCCTCTTCGGTCAGTTCCTCTTTGGACTCCTCTTCATCACTGCTGATGGCCTCCAACTGGGCCGGGTCAGCATGCTCAGCGGCAACAAAGGCATGTTCACCGTAGGCGCGCAGAGATTCAAGGACGAACTCGTCGATGGGTTCGAAAAGATAGAGGACTTCGAGATTCTTGCGTTTCAGAATTTCCAGGTGGGGACTGGATTCGATGGCCTCACGGCTTTGCCCGGAAATGTAGTAGATTTCGTTTTGCCCTTCGGGCATGCGCTCGACGTAGTCCTGCAGAGAGACGAGGCCCGAGGCGTCCTCGCAGTGGGAGGAATTGAAGCGGACCAGGTCCTTGATCTTGTCTTGGTGTTCAAACTGGGCGTAGGCAAGTTTGAACAGTTTGTTGTGTTCCCGCCAGAATTGCTCGTAGCGTTCGGGCTCGTTGCTGGCGATTTTCAACAAGCGGTCGAGGATCTGTTTGTGGATATTGGCCGCGATCTTGCGGATCAGGACATTCTCCTGGATGTTCTCCCGGGAGATGTTGAGGGGCAGATCCTCGGTGTCCACCACCCCCTTGATAAATCCAAGATATTGCGGCAGGAGTTCCTTGTTTTCCCGTTGGATAAGAACCCGCCGGACATAGAGATCAAGCCCATATTCGATGTTATTGACATCGAAAAGCATGGGGCTTTTCTGGGGGATAAAGAGCAGGGCGTTGAACTGGACCGGGGCGTCGACGGAAATATGCAGGGTCTCGAACGGTTCTTCGGTGTCGTAGGTCAGGAACTTATAGAATTCAGTGTATTGTTCTTTTTTGACGTTGAAGCGCGGTTCGCGCCATAAGGCCGGGATGGTGTTGACCTTTTCCCCGTCGACGAAAATGGGAAAGGAGATGAAATTCGAGTGGCGTTTGATGATCGCTTCGATGCGTTCTTTCTCCGCGTACTCTTCTTCTCCTTCGCGCAGAACGATTTCGATGCTCGTCCCGCGGGGCAGGTCCTCGTCAAGTTCCTCGATGGTGTAGCTGCCCAAGCCGTCGGAGTGCCAGCGGACCGGCTTGGCATCCGGATGGTGGGAGCGGCTGGTAAGGGTGACTTCGGCGGCGACCATAAATACGGAATAGAATCCGACACCGAATTGGCCGATGATATTGTCCGGCTGGGCCTGATCTTCGGCGACCTTGCGCAAAAATTCGGCTGAGCCGGAATGGGCGATGGTCCCGATATTGTCTACGACCTCGTCTTTATCCATCCCGATGCCAGAGTCCGTAATGGTCAGCCGTTTCCCCTCCGCATCTGTGGTAATGGTGATGGCGAGTTCAGCATCGGCGCTGGCCATCTCTGTTGAGCGGCTTTGTTCAAACCGGGCCTTGTCCAGGGCGTCGGAGGCATTGGAAATAAGCTCCCTGAGAAAGATTTCCTTGTGGGTGTAAAGGGAGTGGATGATGATATCCAGCAGTTTCTTGATTTCCGCTTTGAATTCGTATTGTTCACTGTGCTGCTCGCTCATGCGAATGCTCCTGCAAGAGATTTGGGGAGTGTTTCTTGGGGCCGATTTATATCGGCCGGGCCTGACCACAACCTGACAAAAATAGACAGGCAAAGCGGGTTGTCAATATGGGGAGCGGAGTCGGCTCAGGGGGAACCGGTGAGCTGCCCATTGGGCACTAGAAAAAACTGGCTCTGGGCCCCGGCCCTGGGATTCTCCCTGCGGCCTGGACAGCTTATCCCCCTTGGCCCTTTTTCTGTCGCCAAGGACAACGTGCCGGGCAGCAGTGATTTTTTTGAATACCAACCTCGGTTTTGGGCAACCCAGAACCAAAAGGAGTGTTGTGGACCCGTCTCGTATCTGCACTGCGTGCACACTTGATTGTCCGGACACCTGTTCCCTGCTGGCAGTTCGTGAAGGCCACCGGCTGACAGTGCGGGGCAATCCAGCTCACCCGTATACCCAGGGTTTTGTCTGCGGCAAGATCCACAGCTGGCTTCGGCGCTTGTGGGCTCCCAATCGGATCAGGGAACCCCTCTTACGCCAGGGCGACCGGTGGCAGCCGATTTCATGGACAGCGGCGCTGGATCTTTGCGCCGAGCACCTCCAGTGGACGCTACAGCGCGAGGCTATAATGGTTCACCTGCAGGGCGAAGCCGGGCGCGGTGTGCTGCATGCGGCTTGCAAGCGGTTTTTTCAGTCCCTGGACGCGATTTCTCCTGCCGGGTCTTTGTGTGACAGCGCCGGAATCGCCGCCTGTGAAACGGATTTTGGGAGCTTGGAACACAACGATATTCGCGAACTGGAGACAGCCCGGACTATCATCAATTGGGGCAAGGACTTGTCTCGTAGTTCCGTGCATACCGCAGCCCTGGTGCGCCGGGCGAAACGCAACGGTGCCCAGGTGACGACCATCTCTCCTGGAGGGGACGGCAATCGGGCGTTTTCGGACCGTTATATCCGTATTGCACCGGACAGTGACCGGTTTGTGGCCGCGGCGGTACTCAAGCGGGTCCTGGAACTCGACCCCTCGTGCAGGCGGCGGCTGGAGGCGGCCTCACAAGGCAGCGCTTACCTCGCTTGGCTCGAAGCGATGTCCTGGGAGGCGCTTCTCGGACAGACGGGGTGCGGGCCCGAAGAGCTTGAACATCTGGCCCGGCTGTATGCCGACGGCCCGGTGGTTTCGCTTTTGGGCTGGGGTATGCAGCGTTATCGCCATGGGGGAGAGAATGTCAGGGCCATCAACGCCCTGGCCTATGCTTCCGGGCAGATCGGCATCCCGGGCGGGGGGAGTTATTTCAACATCGGTTCCATGCGCCATTTGCCCCTGGATTGGCTGTATCCCGAGGCGCCAGCACCCCGACAGCCGTTTCGCTGGAGCGAGGTGGGGCGGGCGCTGTCGCGTATGCGGCCGGAGTATGTCTGGATCGCAGGCAGCAATGTGGTCAATCAGGCCCCGGAATCGAAGCGCACGGCTGAGGCCTTGCGCCGCTCCCGGTTCACCGTTGTTGTGGATGGATTTATGACCGATACGGCCCAGTGTGCTGATCTTGTTCTGCCCGCGGCGCTCATGCTCGAACAGAGCGAGATCGTGGGCTCCTGTTTGCACGACGGCGTGCAATTGTCGCGGCAGGTCCTGCCCCCGCCGGGGCAGGCGCGCAGCGATTACTCCATTATCCGGGCCCTGAGCGAGCGTCTGCGGCCTGACGCCCCCCTTCCTGAAGAAGATGCCTGCCTGACAACGACGTTACAGCACAGTCCTTCTCTCCCGGAGCAGGCCTGGAACGTGATGCAGCGCCAGGGCTTCGTGATCGGGGACCATCCTCGTCTGGCCTTTGCCGGGGGGAAAACGGCCCACTTTGACGGCCGCTTTCATTGCCTGCCCTCGTGTTCGCCGCCCATCCCTTGTGATCCGGCCTATCCCTTGCGGTTCATTACCGCTGTCCGTCGCGATTCGGTCCATTCGCAGATTGGACAAGAAGAACAGGGCACGCCTGAGGTCTGGCTTGGGCCGGACTCCCCGGTCTGGAAGGAGATCGCCCCAGGTCAGCAGGCGCGACTGGTCTCTCCGCTGGGTGTCTTGCGTGTGCGTTGCGTTCCATCCAGAGATCTCCACCCCGATGCGGTTTTGTATCGCCGCGGAGATTGGATGTCGCTTGGCGGCGGTGCCAACCAATTGATCGAATCCCAGACCACCGACCTGGGTGGCGGCACGGCGTATTATGAACAGCGGGTTCGGCTGGAGCCTCTCCATGACAACTGAATGTCCAGCCCAGGCCTTTGCATCGCTACGGCGCTGTCACAGCGACCCGGCAGGTGTCTATATGGGGCTCAAACGGCTCAACGAGGCTGTGCGGCAGGCTCCCGAATCCGTTGAGGATCTCGTTGTCGAACACATCGTGGCGCTTTTGGCCTCACCGAAATTCGCAACCCAGTCCAAAGCCTTCTTTATTTTTCGCGAGGCCACCCAGACCTTGGCCCTTCTGGTGCGGTTCGGGACGCCGCATATCCGGCAGCAGGCCCTGCTGGCATTGCAGCGGTGTGTTTTTGCCGGACAGGGAACGTCGCGCCACGCAGCGGCCGAGGCCGCCGGCGCCTTGCCCTTGAATCTGGCGGGGCCGTCCCCCGAATCGTTCGTCTCCGGCTGCGCCGGTGTCTATCCCCCTGACCGAATCCCCGGCGGTGGCGAGGGAGAGCGCCGGGGGCCGTGGCGCTGGGCAGGGCGCAGTCTGTGGGCGCCGATGCGCGACGGGCGGGTCTTCGTCTGCAAGTGCCTGCGCCGAGGTGGGCACCCGGAAACTTTGTATCGCGAGGCCGCTTGGCTGAACTGGCTGTCCACGTCAATGGCGGAGCAATTTGGCGTTTTTGGACTCGAGACGGTGGACGGGCATCCGCTCTTTGAACTCGATCTGTCCAAGGAGACAGGAGTGCCACCTGATATCGGTTCAAAACCGGCCTGTCTCGGATTTTGGGCTCCGGCCCGGTATTTTGCGTACCTCAATGCCCCCTGGGAGGGAAAGCTGGATCTAAAGCGATGTGGCAGGGGGCTGCGTCGCTGTGCCTATGAACTCGGTCTGCTCGCCGGGTATGGCGTGGTCCATACCGATCCCATTGCGCTTTTCCACAATCAGATCCAGTACTGGCGCCGCGGCGATGGCGGCCGCTACCAATGGTATCGGGGCGGGCGACTTGATCAATGGCTGGCTTCTTGCCGACACCCGAATCTGGGGTTGGATGGACTGCGTGATTTTGAGCATCTGGTTCCTTGCACAGGGGGAGGGCGACGTTTTTTCCACGCCTTGGGTGACCATTTCCTGAGTCTGGCCCTGGTGGCGGGCAGCTGTTTCCGGTTTCAGGCTCCTGAGCGGGTGGGCACGGTGGGCAGCGGTGAACCGGTCGACACCCGCGATCTTTTTGACGCCGAGATGTTGGCCGAGTGGTTGGAGGGGTGTTTTTTTTCGTATTATGCGGGCTTTACGCAAAAGACGAGCTATCAAGGGCAGTGTCCGATTCCGGTGGCGCGGATAGCCCGGGAATTGGTTGAGGCCTTTGGGCGCGACCTCCATATGGTGGAAATCTTGCGCCAACAAGACCTGGAATATATGGGCCGGGAGGGCGTGTTGGCCTACCTGAGCGCTCGAGGCGTCGAACAGGGAGAAGCCAACCGGCTCTGGGAACGCGGTGAGGAGATCCCGGTTGCCAGCGGGCCGCATCTCGGCGAGTTCAACAGCCGGCTCAATACCCCGGCCTTGTTGGATTATGTGGCCCAGGCAGCCGCGTTGTGCGTGGCTGGGCGTTATCTCGAAGAGCAATGGGGGGCCTGGCCTGATCCCCTTTTGTACGGCGCGGCTGCAACACCGGCTGTGCCATCGGCGAGGGCGGCAGGGAACTGGATGGGGCTTTAAAAAGAGCGGTGTGTCCGGTTTTTGGGGGCTGGTTTGGGGACTCGCTTCCCATTCTGCAGAAGCGCCTGGGCGCCTGGTCGACGATTCCGCCGCTTCTATAGGCAAGGCGGGAGAAGACGCGGTGCCGGTTTGCCCCGCGTGGAAGACCATCT
The sequence above is drawn from the Desulfohalobium retbaense DSM 5692 genome and encodes:
- the htpG gene encoding molecular chaperone HtpG, whose product is MSEQHSEQYEFKAEIKKLLDIIIHSLYTHKEIFLRELISNASDALDKARFEQSRSTEMASADAELAITITTDAEGKRLTITDSGIGMDKDEVVDNIGTIAHSGSAEFLRKVAEDQAQPDNIIGQFGVGFYSVFMVAAEVTLTSRSHHPDAKPVRWHSDGLGSYTIEELDEDLPRGTSIEIVLREGEEEYAEKERIEAIIKRHSNFISFPIFVDGEKVNTIPALWREPRFNVKKEQYTEFYKFLTYDTEEPFETLHISVDAPVQFNALLFIPQKSPMLFDVNNIEYGLDLYVRRVLIQRENKELLPQYLGFIKGVVDTEDLPLNISRENIQENVLIRKIAANIHKQILDRLLKIASNEPERYEQFWREHNKLFKLAYAQFEHQDKIKDLVRFNSSHCEDASGLVSLQDYVERMPEGQNEIYYISGQSREAIESSPHLEILKRKNLEVLYLFEPIDEFVLESLRAYGEHAFVAAEHADPAQLEAISSDEEESKEELTEEEQRDIDGLLKAMQDILGDRVTEVRSSKRLHNSPACLVNPDGGMSSQMQKIMHLVNKDESIPQKVLEINPQHQLTRNLLHIYQQEGSNDFIRKTTEQLFESALLLEGYLNDPHALVNRTFELLQQSSGWYAEAHQKE
- a CDS encoding molybdopterin-dependent oxidoreductase, which encodes MDPSRICTACTLDCPDTCSLLAVREGHRLTVRGNPAHPYTQGFVCGKIHSWLRRLWAPNRIREPLLRQGDRWQPISWTAALDLCAEHLQWTLQREAIMVHLQGEAGRGVLHAACKRFFQSLDAISPAGSLCDSAGIAACETDFGSLEHNDIRELETARTIINWGKDLSRSSVHTAALVRRAKRNGAQVTTISPGGDGNRAFSDRYIRIAPDSDRFVAAAVLKRVLELDPSCRRRLEAASQGSAYLAWLEAMSWEALLGQTGCGPEELEHLARLYADGPVVSLLGWGMQRYRHGGENVRAINALAYASGQIGIPGGGSYFNIGSMRHLPLDWLYPEAPAPRQPFRWSEVGRALSRMRPEYVWIAGSNVVNQAPESKRTAEALRRSRFTVVVDGFMTDTAQCADLVLPAALMLEQSEIVGSCLHDGVQLSRQVLPPPGQARSDYSIIRALSERLRPDAPLPEEDACLTTTLQHSPSLPEQAWNVMQRQGFVIGDHPRLAFAGGKTAHFDGRFHCLPSCSPPIPCDPAYPLRFITAVRRDSVHSQIGQEEQGTPEVWLGPDSPVWKEIAPGQQARLVSPLGVLRVRCVPSRDLHPDAVLYRRGDWMSLGGGANQLIESQTTDLGGGTAYYEQRVRLEPLHDN
- a CDS encoding SidJ-related pseudokinase, whose product is MTTECPAQAFASLRRCHSDPAGVYMGLKRLNEAVRQAPESVEDLVVEHIVALLASPKFATQSKAFFIFREATQTLALLVRFGTPHIRQQALLALQRCVFAGQGTSRHAAAEAAGALPLNLAGPSPESFVSGCAGVYPPDRIPGGGEGERRGPWRWAGRSLWAPMRDGRVFVCKCLRRGGHPETLYREAAWLNWLSTSMAEQFGVFGLETVDGHPLFELDLSKETGVPPDIGSKPACLGFWAPARYFAYLNAPWEGKLDLKRCGRGLRRCAYELGLLAGYGVVHTDPIALFHNQIQYWRRGDGGRYQWYRGGRLDQWLASCRHPNLGLDGLRDFEHLVPCTGGGRRFFHALGDHFLSLALVAGSCFRFQAPERVGTVGSGEPVDTRDLFDAEMLAEWLEGCFFSYYAGFTQKTSYQGQCPIPVARIARELVEAFGRDLHMVEILRQQDLEYMGREGVLAYLSARGVEQGEANRLWERGEEIPVASGPHLGEFNSRLNTPALLDYVAQAAALCVAGRYLEEQWGAWPDPLLYGAAATPAVPSARAAGNWMGL